Proteins from a single region of Chanodichthys erythropterus isolate Z2021 chromosome 13, ASM2448905v1, whole genome shotgun sequence:
- the znf618 gene encoding zinc finger protein 618 isoform X1, with product MSCQEVPNPSQEPKDTAVVPTETGATQAVPTTSPKLPPVTVKTEVASTAESVASNGKASDGNIPAEICVVLGSSRNSQTQGSYVCGVCGKKYKYYNCFQTHVRAHTEAEGTASGEGASLGINSSFRYTCDVCGKKYKYYSCFQEHRDLHAVDDPYDHVIPVEDLKEETESYQKMGPKTGSYTCEYCGKQYKYFNPYQEHVALHAPMKGTYGLKMEGKMSSQSGQSSRADINNSQNSSDTPNSRNYTSLPSPQKTYTCGACGIQFQFYNNLMEHMQSHAEERIRLERRDADNENHVKDESPKPSQAPVATQEQMWKSPQPAQQRNHIPPSFQNRLLPEKERQQVAERLLRVMCVDLGLLGVLSSKDFLKLAQTLVDTGSRNGAYSIREALGDMSSLALKQLPRMYNQVKVKVTCALGSNSSLGIAVTCHSQTIGPDSCYLLTAYQVEGVRLRRYVLGLKEASLRESPEQIHHWVQNVLSEFVMSEIRTVYVTEPRLSSLAFCGRTGVGLRCAGCSLTATVQAVLGRRSLQARGLHELGELLATCRDIAATTSFSHEGKSGEEPAAPPCWDAVAEALLKVHENFEATCEAYGRSKSTVPLLQGLNKHLLGTLACLLAPLRQAAQELSVERCPTLQHVLPVYLRLEKLFTSKAGEVGAGSKLCHYFLEALKENFKVERVHQVAMILDPQLKLRPVPAYQHEDIISRVCDMAANMRESGSGGSGGTSLDERDNEGPSAPKRGRLDCGLERPSCDAEEPQVRKELFQYLGEPLFSGTGDLLQYWSSVMDRYPRLSRLALWLLAVPAVAVHGECVSICEQTLAMKRKQQVSAEEMNKLVFLKSNFA from the exons GCTCTTACGTCTGTGGAGTATGTGGCAAAAAGTACAAATACTACAACTGCTTTCAGACGCATGTCCGAGCTCACACAG AGGCCGAGGGCACTGCTTCAGGAGAAGGAGCATCTCTGGGAATCAATA GTTCTTTCCGCTATACTTGTGACGTATGTGGGAAGAAATACAAGTACTACAGCTGTTTTCAGGAGCACCGAGACCTCCACGCAGTTGATG ATCCATATGACCATGTGATACCTGTAGAAGACCTAAAGGAGGAGACCGAATCCTACCAGAAAATGGGACCAA aaacGGGAAGTTACACGTGTGAGTATTGTGGAAAACAGTACAAATACTTCAACCCCTATCAGGAGCACGTGGCTCTTCACGCTCCCATGA AAGGAACTTATGGCCTTAAAATGGAAGGGAAAATGTCTAGCCAGTCAGGCCAGTCCAGTCGTGCAGACATCAACAATTCCCAGAACTCTAGTG ATACTCCAAACAGCCGGAACTATACTTCCCTCCCCAGCCCTCAGA AAACCTACACGTGTGGAGCCTGTGGAATTCAGTTCCAGTTCTACAACAACCTAATGGAGCACATGCAGTCCCATGCTG aagaaagaatacGTTTGGAACGAcgtgatg CTGATAATGAGAACCATGTTAAAGATGAGTCTCCGAAGCCTTCCCAAGCGCCCGTGGCCACACAGGAGCAGATGTGGAAATCTCCTCAGCCGGCACAACAGAGGAACCACATACCACCGTCTTTTC AGAACAGATTACTCCCAGAAAAGGAGAGACAACAAGTGGCTGAACGTTTACTGAGAGTAATGTGTGTAGACCTTGGCCTTCTTGGCGTTCTCAGCAGCAAGGACTTCCTGAAGCTTGCGCAGACCCTGGTGGACACGGGTTCGCGTAACGGAGCCTACTCCATTCGCGAAGCCCTGGGAGATATGAGCTCGCTGGCATTGAAACAGCTCCCCCGTATGTACAACCAGGTCAAAGTGAAAGTCACCTGCGCCCTGGGTTCCAACTCTTCCTTGGGCATTGCTGTGACCTGCCATTCGCAGACCATAGGACCTGACTCCTGCTATTTGCTAACAGCGTATCAAGTGGAGGGCGTGCGACTCCGACGCTATGTGCTGGGACTCAAGGAGGCGTCTTTAAGGGAGAGTCCTGAGCAGATACACCACTGGGTCCAGAATGTTCTGTCGGAGTTTgtcatgtcagaaatccgtacGGTCTACGTGACAGAGCCGCGCTTGTCTTCGCTGGCCTTTTGCGGTCGCACCGGAGTTGGCCTTCGTTGCGCAGGTTGCTCTCTAACTGCCACCGTTCAGGCTGTTCTCGGCCGTCGCAGCCTGCAAGCACGAGGACTCCACGAACTCGGCGAGCTCCTGGCTACGTGTCGCGATATCGCCGCAACGACCAGCTTCAGTCATGAAGGGAAATCAGGGGAAGAGCCTGCCGCTCCGCCTTGCTGGGATGCGGTTGCGGAGGCCTTGCTCAAGGTTCACGAGAACTTTGAGGCCACCTGCGAAGCGTACGGCCGTTCAAAGAGCACCGTGCCGCTCTTGCAAGGCCTAAACAAGCACCTGCTTGGCACGCTTGCATGTCTGCTTGCGCCGCTAAGACAGGCAGCACAGGAGCTGAGTGTGGAACGCTGCCCCACGCTCCAGCACGTCCTTCCCGTCTACCTCCGTCTTGAAAAACTTTTCACCTCTAAAGCCGGCGAAGTGGGTGCTGGCAGTAAGCTTTGCCACTACTTCCTGGAAGCCCTGAAGGAGAACTTCAAAGTGGAACGAGTCCATCAAGTCGCAATGATCCTGGATCCACAGCTGAAGCTGCGGCCAGTGCCTGCGTACCAGCATGAGGATATTATCTCAAGGGTGTGTGACATGGCTGCTAATATGAGGGAATCAGGAAGCGGTGGTTCCGGAGGTACATCTCTGGACGAGCGGGATAACGAAGGGCCGTCGGCACCCAAGCGTGGCCGCCTCGACTGTGGATTGGAGAGGCCATCGTGCGATGCTGAAGAGCCACAGGTACGAAAAGAGCTGTTCCAGTACCTCGGCGAACCACTGTTCAGTGGCACGGGCGACCTGCTGCAGTACTGGAGTTCGGTCATGGACAGATACCCCAGGCTGTCGCGGTTAGCGCTGTGGTTGTTGGCTGTACCGGCTGTAGCTGTGCATGGGGAGTGCGTGAGCATCTGCGAGCAGACCTTAGCCATGAAGAGAAAGCAGCAGGTCTCTGCGGAGGAGATGAACAAACTTGTCTTCCTCAAGAGTAATTTTGCTTGA
- the znf618 gene encoding zinc finger protein 618 isoform X3: MSCQEVPNPSQEPKDTAVVPTETGATQAVPTTSPKLPPVTVKTEVASTAESVASNGKASDGNIPAEICVVLGSSRNSQTQGSYVCGVCGKKYKYYNCFQTHVRAHTEAEGTASGEGASLGINSSFRYTCDVCGKKYKYYSCFQEHRDLHAVDDPYDHVIPVEDLKEETESYQKMGPKTGSYTCEYCGKQYKYFNPYQEHVALHAPMKGTYGLKMEGKMSSQSGQSSRADINNSQNSSDTPNSRNYTSLPSPQTDNENHVKDESPKPSQAPVATQEQMWKSPQPAQQRNHIPPSFQNRLLPEKERQQVAERLLRVMCVDLGLLGVLSSKDFLKLAQTLVDTGSRNGAYSIREALGDMSSLALKQLPRMYNQVKVKVTCALGSNSSLGIAVTCHSQTIGPDSCYLLTAYQVEGVRLRRYVLGLKEASLRESPEQIHHWVQNVLSEFVMSEIRTVYVTEPRLSSLAFCGRTGVGLRCAGCSLTATVQAVLGRRSLQARGLHELGELLATCRDIAATTSFSHEGKSGEEPAAPPCWDAVAEALLKVHENFEATCEAYGRSKSTVPLLQGLNKHLLGTLACLLAPLRQAAQELSVERCPTLQHVLPVYLRLEKLFTSKAGEVGAGSKLCHYFLEALKENFKVERVHQVAMILDPQLKLRPVPAYQHEDIISRVCDMAANMRESGSGGSGGTSLDERDNEGPSAPKRGRLDCGLERPSCDAEEPQVRKELFQYLGEPLFSGTGDLLQYWSSVMDRYPRLSRLALWLLAVPAVAVHGECVSICEQTLAMKRKQQVSAEEMNKLVFLKSNFA, from the exons GCTCTTACGTCTGTGGAGTATGTGGCAAAAAGTACAAATACTACAACTGCTTTCAGACGCATGTCCGAGCTCACACAG AGGCCGAGGGCACTGCTTCAGGAGAAGGAGCATCTCTGGGAATCAATA GTTCTTTCCGCTATACTTGTGACGTATGTGGGAAGAAATACAAGTACTACAGCTGTTTTCAGGAGCACCGAGACCTCCACGCAGTTGATG ATCCATATGACCATGTGATACCTGTAGAAGACCTAAAGGAGGAGACCGAATCCTACCAGAAAATGGGACCAA aaacGGGAAGTTACACGTGTGAGTATTGTGGAAAACAGTACAAATACTTCAACCCCTATCAGGAGCACGTGGCTCTTCACGCTCCCATGA AAGGAACTTATGGCCTTAAAATGGAAGGGAAAATGTCTAGCCAGTCAGGCCAGTCCAGTCGTGCAGACATCAACAATTCCCAGAACTCTAGTG ATACTCCAAACAGCCGGAACTATACTTCCCTCCCCAGCCCTCAGA CTGATAATGAGAACCATGTTAAAGATGAGTCTCCGAAGCCTTCCCAAGCGCCCGTGGCCACACAGGAGCAGATGTGGAAATCTCCTCAGCCGGCACAACAGAGGAACCACATACCACCGTCTTTTC AGAACAGATTACTCCCAGAAAAGGAGAGACAACAAGTGGCTGAACGTTTACTGAGAGTAATGTGTGTAGACCTTGGCCTTCTTGGCGTTCTCAGCAGCAAGGACTTCCTGAAGCTTGCGCAGACCCTGGTGGACACGGGTTCGCGTAACGGAGCCTACTCCATTCGCGAAGCCCTGGGAGATATGAGCTCGCTGGCATTGAAACAGCTCCCCCGTATGTACAACCAGGTCAAAGTGAAAGTCACCTGCGCCCTGGGTTCCAACTCTTCCTTGGGCATTGCTGTGACCTGCCATTCGCAGACCATAGGACCTGACTCCTGCTATTTGCTAACAGCGTATCAAGTGGAGGGCGTGCGACTCCGACGCTATGTGCTGGGACTCAAGGAGGCGTCTTTAAGGGAGAGTCCTGAGCAGATACACCACTGGGTCCAGAATGTTCTGTCGGAGTTTgtcatgtcagaaatccgtacGGTCTACGTGACAGAGCCGCGCTTGTCTTCGCTGGCCTTTTGCGGTCGCACCGGAGTTGGCCTTCGTTGCGCAGGTTGCTCTCTAACTGCCACCGTTCAGGCTGTTCTCGGCCGTCGCAGCCTGCAAGCACGAGGACTCCACGAACTCGGCGAGCTCCTGGCTACGTGTCGCGATATCGCCGCAACGACCAGCTTCAGTCATGAAGGGAAATCAGGGGAAGAGCCTGCCGCTCCGCCTTGCTGGGATGCGGTTGCGGAGGCCTTGCTCAAGGTTCACGAGAACTTTGAGGCCACCTGCGAAGCGTACGGCCGTTCAAAGAGCACCGTGCCGCTCTTGCAAGGCCTAAACAAGCACCTGCTTGGCACGCTTGCATGTCTGCTTGCGCCGCTAAGACAGGCAGCACAGGAGCTGAGTGTGGAACGCTGCCCCACGCTCCAGCACGTCCTTCCCGTCTACCTCCGTCTTGAAAAACTTTTCACCTCTAAAGCCGGCGAAGTGGGTGCTGGCAGTAAGCTTTGCCACTACTTCCTGGAAGCCCTGAAGGAGAACTTCAAAGTGGAACGAGTCCATCAAGTCGCAATGATCCTGGATCCACAGCTGAAGCTGCGGCCAGTGCCTGCGTACCAGCATGAGGATATTATCTCAAGGGTGTGTGACATGGCTGCTAATATGAGGGAATCAGGAAGCGGTGGTTCCGGAGGTACATCTCTGGACGAGCGGGATAACGAAGGGCCGTCGGCACCCAAGCGTGGCCGCCTCGACTGTGGATTGGAGAGGCCATCGTGCGATGCTGAAGAGCCACAGGTACGAAAAGAGCTGTTCCAGTACCTCGGCGAACCACTGTTCAGTGGCACGGGCGACCTGCTGCAGTACTGGAGTTCGGTCATGGACAGATACCCCAGGCTGTCGCGGTTAGCGCTGTGGTTGTTGGCTGTACCGGCTGTAGCTGTGCATGGGGAGTGCGTGAGCATCTGCGAGCAGACCTTAGCCATGAAGAGAAAGCAGCAGGTCTCTGCGGAGGAGATGAACAAACTTGTCTTCCTCAAGAGTAATTTTGCTTGA
- the znf618 gene encoding zinc finger protein 618 isoform X2, producing MSCQEVPNPSQEPKDTAVVPTETGATQAVPTTSPKLPPVTVKTEVASTAESVASNGKASDGNIPAEICVVLGSSRNSQTQGSYVCGVCGKKYKYYNCFQTHVRAHTEAEGTASGEGASLGINSSFRYTCDVCGKKYKYYSCFQEHRDLHAVDDPYDHVIPVEDLKEETESYQKMGPKTGSYTCEYCGKQYKYFNPYQEHVALHAPMKGTYGLKMEGKMSSQSGQSSRADINNSQNSSDTPNSRNYTSLPSPQKTYTCGACGIQFQFYNNLMEHMQSHAADNENHVKDESPKPSQAPVATQEQMWKSPQPAQQRNHIPPSFQNRLLPEKERQQVAERLLRVMCVDLGLLGVLSSKDFLKLAQTLVDTGSRNGAYSIREALGDMSSLALKQLPRMYNQVKVKVTCALGSNSSLGIAVTCHSQTIGPDSCYLLTAYQVEGVRLRRYVLGLKEASLRESPEQIHHWVQNVLSEFVMSEIRTVYVTEPRLSSLAFCGRTGVGLRCAGCSLTATVQAVLGRRSLQARGLHELGELLATCRDIAATTSFSHEGKSGEEPAAPPCWDAVAEALLKVHENFEATCEAYGRSKSTVPLLQGLNKHLLGTLACLLAPLRQAAQELSVERCPTLQHVLPVYLRLEKLFTSKAGEVGAGSKLCHYFLEALKENFKVERVHQVAMILDPQLKLRPVPAYQHEDIISRVCDMAANMRESGSGGSGGTSLDERDNEGPSAPKRGRLDCGLERPSCDAEEPQVRKELFQYLGEPLFSGTGDLLQYWSSVMDRYPRLSRLALWLLAVPAVAVHGECVSICEQTLAMKRKQQVSAEEMNKLVFLKSNFA from the exons GCTCTTACGTCTGTGGAGTATGTGGCAAAAAGTACAAATACTACAACTGCTTTCAGACGCATGTCCGAGCTCACACAG AGGCCGAGGGCACTGCTTCAGGAGAAGGAGCATCTCTGGGAATCAATA GTTCTTTCCGCTATACTTGTGACGTATGTGGGAAGAAATACAAGTACTACAGCTGTTTTCAGGAGCACCGAGACCTCCACGCAGTTGATG ATCCATATGACCATGTGATACCTGTAGAAGACCTAAAGGAGGAGACCGAATCCTACCAGAAAATGGGACCAA aaacGGGAAGTTACACGTGTGAGTATTGTGGAAAACAGTACAAATACTTCAACCCCTATCAGGAGCACGTGGCTCTTCACGCTCCCATGA AAGGAACTTATGGCCTTAAAATGGAAGGGAAAATGTCTAGCCAGTCAGGCCAGTCCAGTCGTGCAGACATCAACAATTCCCAGAACTCTAGTG ATACTCCAAACAGCCGGAACTATACTTCCCTCCCCAGCCCTCAGA AAACCTACACGTGTGGAGCCTGTGGAATTCAGTTCCAGTTCTACAACAACCTAATGGAGCACATGCAGTCCCATGCTG CTGATAATGAGAACCATGTTAAAGATGAGTCTCCGAAGCCTTCCCAAGCGCCCGTGGCCACACAGGAGCAGATGTGGAAATCTCCTCAGCCGGCACAACAGAGGAACCACATACCACCGTCTTTTC AGAACAGATTACTCCCAGAAAAGGAGAGACAACAAGTGGCTGAACGTTTACTGAGAGTAATGTGTGTAGACCTTGGCCTTCTTGGCGTTCTCAGCAGCAAGGACTTCCTGAAGCTTGCGCAGACCCTGGTGGACACGGGTTCGCGTAACGGAGCCTACTCCATTCGCGAAGCCCTGGGAGATATGAGCTCGCTGGCATTGAAACAGCTCCCCCGTATGTACAACCAGGTCAAAGTGAAAGTCACCTGCGCCCTGGGTTCCAACTCTTCCTTGGGCATTGCTGTGACCTGCCATTCGCAGACCATAGGACCTGACTCCTGCTATTTGCTAACAGCGTATCAAGTGGAGGGCGTGCGACTCCGACGCTATGTGCTGGGACTCAAGGAGGCGTCTTTAAGGGAGAGTCCTGAGCAGATACACCACTGGGTCCAGAATGTTCTGTCGGAGTTTgtcatgtcagaaatccgtacGGTCTACGTGACAGAGCCGCGCTTGTCTTCGCTGGCCTTTTGCGGTCGCACCGGAGTTGGCCTTCGTTGCGCAGGTTGCTCTCTAACTGCCACCGTTCAGGCTGTTCTCGGCCGTCGCAGCCTGCAAGCACGAGGACTCCACGAACTCGGCGAGCTCCTGGCTACGTGTCGCGATATCGCCGCAACGACCAGCTTCAGTCATGAAGGGAAATCAGGGGAAGAGCCTGCCGCTCCGCCTTGCTGGGATGCGGTTGCGGAGGCCTTGCTCAAGGTTCACGAGAACTTTGAGGCCACCTGCGAAGCGTACGGCCGTTCAAAGAGCACCGTGCCGCTCTTGCAAGGCCTAAACAAGCACCTGCTTGGCACGCTTGCATGTCTGCTTGCGCCGCTAAGACAGGCAGCACAGGAGCTGAGTGTGGAACGCTGCCCCACGCTCCAGCACGTCCTTCCCGTCTACCTCCGTCTTGAAAAACTTTTCACCTCTAAAGCCGGCGAAGTGGGTGCTGGCAGTAAGCTTTGCCACTACTTCCTGGAAGCCCTGAAGGAGAACTTCAAAGTGGAACGAGTCCATCAAGTCGCAATGATCCTGGATCCACAGCTGAAGCTGCGGCCAGTGCCTGCGTACCAGCATGAGGATATTATCTCAAGGGTGTGTGACATGGCTGCTAATATGAGGGAATCAGGAAGCGGTGGTTCCGGAGGTACATCTCTGGACGAGCGGGATAACGAAGGGCCGTCGGCACCCAAGCGTGGCCGCCTCGACTGTGGATTGGAGAGGCCATCGTGCGATGCTGAAGAGCCACAGGTACGAAAAGAGCTGTTCCAGTACCTCGGCGAACCACTGTTCAGTGGCACGGGCGACCTGCTGCAGTACTGGAGTTCGGTCATGGACAGATACCCCAGGCTGTCGCGGTTAGCGCTGTGGTTGTTGGCTGTACCGGCTGTAGCTGTGCATGGGGAGTGCGTGAGCATCTGCGAGCAGACCTTAGCCATGAAGAGAAAGCAGCAGGTCTCTGCGGAGGAGATGAACAAACTTGTCTTCCTCAAGAGTAATTTTGCTTGA